CGCTTCGTCTTGTCAAATGGTCATGGTTCGATGCTGCAATATGCGTTGCTGCACCTGACCGGCTACGATCTGTCGATGGACGAGATCCGCAATTTCCGTCAAATGCATTCGAAGACTCCGGGTCATCCGGAAGTTGATGTCACGCCGGGAATCGAAACCACGACCGGTCCGCTGGGCCAGGGCCTGACCAATGCGGTCGGCATGGCGCTGGCGGAACGTTTGCTGGCAGCGGAATTCAACCGCGGCAATTTCCCGATCGTTGACCATTACACTTACACGTTCGTCGGCGACGGCTGCCTGATGGAAGGCATTTCGCACGAAGCCTGCTCGCTGGCCGGCACATTGCGCCTGTCGAAACTGATCGCGCTGTACGATGATAACGGTATCTCGATCGACGGCCACGTAGAAGGCTGGTTCAAGGACGATACCCCGAAACGCTTCGAAGCCTACGGCTGGAACGTGATCCGCGCCGTCGACGGTCACAATGTGGAAGCTGTCAGCGCCGCCATCCATCAAGCCAAGCTGTCCGACAAGCCAACCCTGATCTGCTGCAAGACCGTGATCGGCAAAGGCTCGCCAAACCTGGCCGGCACCGACAAGGTGCACGGCGCGGCACTGGGCGACAAGGAAATCGCTGCCGTGCGCGAAGCGCTGGGCTGGCCTTACGCGCCATTTGAAATTCCGGCAGATGTCTACGAAGCCTGGGACGCCAAGGCGCAGGGCAAGCATTTCGAAGGCGACTGGAATGCATTGTTCGCTGCTTATGCTGCTGAATTCCCGCAGCAAGCCAGCGAATTCACCCGCCGCATGAAGGGCGAGTTGCCAGGCAATTTCGAGCAGACCGTGAGCGCCTACATCGCTACCTGCGTCGAGAAGAAAGAAACCATCGCCACCCGCAAGGCCAGCCAGAACGCCATCCAGGCGCTGGCGCCGGTGCTGCCGGAATTCCTCGGCGGTTCGGCCGACCTGACCGGTTCCAACCTGACCAACTGGAAAGAATGCGTCGCCGTGCGCGCTGACCAGCCGGGCAATCACATCAACTATGGCGTGCGCGAGTTCGGCATGAGCGCAATGATGAACGGTATCGCCCTGCATGGCGGCTACATCCCGTTCGGCGCGACTTTCCTGACTTTCTCCGACTACAGCCGCAATGCCCTGCGCATGGCGGCACTGATGAAGATCCGTTCGATCTTCGTGTTCACCCATGACTCGATCGGCCTGGGCGAAGATGGTCCGACCCACCAATCGGTGGAGCACGTATCGAGCCTGCGCTTGATCCCGCAACTGGACAACTGGCGTCCATGCGACACAGTTGAATCGGCAGTGGCGTGGCAACAGGCCGTGTTGCGTCAGCATGGTCCAAGCACACTGATTTTCTCGCGTCAGAACTTGCAGTATCAGGAGCGCGATGCGGAACAGATCGCCAACATCCAGCGCGGCGCTTACATCCTCAAGGATGCACCTGATGCCAAGGCGATCCTGATCGCCACCGGTTCCGAAGTCGAACTGGCGATGCAATCGGCAGCGGCGCTGGAAAAAGAAGGCATCGCGGTACGCGTGGTGTCGATGCCTTGCGCCGACGTGTTCGATCGCCAGGAAGCATCCTACAAGGCGAGCGTGCTGCAACGCGGCTTGCCACGTGTGGCGATCGAAGCCGGCGTGACTGCTTTCTGGCACAAGTATGTGGGCCTGGAAGGCGCCGTGGTCGGTATCGATACCTTCGGCGAATCGGCTCCGGCTCCAGTGCTGTTCAAGCATTTCGGCTTCACTGTTGAAAACGTCGTGGCCAAGACCAAACTGGTACTGGCATGAATCTGAGAGCAGCACGGGCTATCGGCAAGATGGACATCACCAACATCGTTGGTGATGTCGTCATCCGTCGCGCCACCGTCGCCGATGCGGGAGTGATCGCGGCGGTGCGCATCGACAGCTGGCGCGCTACATACCGTGGCATCATTCCGGATGACTATCTGGATGGCATGAAGATCGAAGACAGCACCGCCATCTGGAGCCGTATCCTGGGTGCGACCTCGAATGCGGCTAACGTATTCGTGGCCGAAGTGGATGGCGAAGTGCTGGGTTTTGCAGCCGGCATGACGCTCAAGGAAGCCAAGCTCGGTTTCGATTCCGAGCTGACAGCGATCTATCTGGAACCGTCGGTGCAACGCGCCGGCATCGGCCGCAAGCTGGTGGCGCATGTGGCGGCAGCATTGGCCGCCGCCGGCGCTAACAACATGCTGGTCTGGGTGTTGGCTGAGAATCGTCCGGCGCGGCAGTTTTACGAGATGCTGGGGGCAGAGCTGCTGGCCGAACAGCCGTTCAGCTGGGATGGCCTGGATTTGCAAGAAGCCGGCTACGGCTGGCGTACTATCAGAGTAAATTGAAGCCGGATTGAATGGCGTTGATTGCAGCACAAGTTTATTGTTAATGTTAATACCTTAGGAGAAAACCATGACTATTCGCGTCGCCATCAATGGCTATGGCCGCATCGGCCGCAACATCCTTCGCGCCCATTACGAAGGCGGCAAAAGCATGACATCGAGATCGTTGCCATCAACGACCTCGGCGATCCAAAAACCAACGCCCACCTGACCCAGTACGATACTGCCCACGGCAAGTTCCCTGGCACCGTGACAGTTGATGGCGATTCGATCGTGGTCAATGGTGACCGTATCAAGGTATTGGCACAGCGCAATCCGGCAGAACTGCCATGGGGCGAATTGGGCGTTGACGTCGTGCTGGAATGCACCGGCTTCTTCACCACCAAGGAAAAGGCCAGCGCCCACATCAAGGGCGGCGCCAAGAAAGTCATCATCTCGGCACCAGGCGGCAAGGACGTTGACGCGACTGTCGTGTTCGGCGTCAACCACGGCGTGCTGAAGTCCAGCGACACAGTGATCTCCAACGCATCCTGCACCACCAACTGCCTGGCGCCGCTGGTCAAGCCGCTGAACGACAAGATCGGCGTGCTGAACGGCCTGATGACTACCGTTCACTCCTACACCAACGACCAGGTGCTGACTGACGTTTATCACGAAGACCTGCGCCGCGCCCGTTCCGCCACCATGAGCATGATTCCTGCCAAGACCGGCGCCGCCGCCGCTGTCGGCCTGGTGCTGCCAGAGCTGAACGGTAAGCTGGATGGTTTCGCGATCCGCGTGCCGACCATCAACGTTTCGCTGGTCGATCTGTCGTTCGTTGCTGCGCGCGACACCACTGTCGAAGAAGTCAACGCCATCATGAAAGAAGCGTCGGAAGCCGGCGCTCTGAAGGGCATCCTGACTTACAACGTCGAGCCGTTGGTATCGGTCGATTTCAACCACAACCCTGCATCGTCGAACTTCGACTCCACGCTGACCAAAGTTTCGGGT
This DNA window, taken from Collimonas arenae, encodes the following:
- a CDS encoding GNAT family N-acetyltransferase, with amino-acid sequence MNLRAARAIGKMDITNIVGDVVIRRATVADAGVIAAVRIDSWRATYRGIIPDDYLDGMKIEDSTAIWSRILGATSNAANVFVAEVDGEVLGFAAGMTLKEAKLGFDSELTAIYLEPSVQRAGIGRKLVAHVAAALAAAGANNMLVWVLAENRPARQFYEMLGAELLAEQPFSWDGLDLQEAGYGWRTIRVN
- the tkt gene encoding transketolase gives rise to the protein MTSTLPTTKMANAIRALAMDAVQKANSGHPGMPMGMAEIAVALWAKHYRHNPANPHWFNRDRFVLSNGHGSMLQYALLHLTGYDLSMDEIRNFRQMHSKTPGHPEVDVTPGIETTTGPLGQGLTNAVGMALAERLLAAEFNRGNFPIVDHYTYTFVGDGCLMEGISHEACSLAGTLRLSKLIALYDDNGISIDGHVEGWFKDDTPKRFEAYGWNVIRAVDGHNVEAVSAAIHQAKLSDKPTLICCKTVIGKGSPNLAGTDKVHGAALGDKEIAAVREALGWPYAPFEIPADVYEAWDAKAQGKHFEGDWNALFAAYAAEFPQQASEFTRRMKGELPGNFEQTVSAYIATCVEKKETIATRKASQNAIQALAPVLPEFLGGSADLTGSNLTNWKECVAVRADQPGNHINYGVREFGMSAMMNGIALHGGYIPFGATFLTFSDYSRNALRMAALMKIRSIFVFTHDSIGLGEDGPTHQSVEHVSSLRLIPQLDNWRPCDTVESAVAWQQAVLRQHGPSTLIFSRQNLQYQERDAEQIANIQRGAYILKDAPDAKAILIATGSEVELAMQSAAALEKEGIAVRVVSMPCADVFDRQEASYKASVLQRGLPRVAIEAGVTAFWHKYVGLEGAVVGIDTFGESAPAPVLFKHFGFTVENVVAKTKLVLA